A window from Cryptomeria japonica chromosome 1, Sugi_1.0, whole genome shotgun sequence encodes these proteins:
- the LOC131041859 gene encoding uncharacterized protein LOC131041859: MGNHLCSCFCTSKPVKLVRFNGGLDRIAVKKGIKVAEVMMDNPNQFVCDLGNLQAGHRIQALPAHEELKEGNTYVLLPMHRLGSMPSDSEMKALNAYVYHKSCRAQRIVSSSSKIVPLGEEGLENTVLPKFEVDEVALKQWEGLNKGGCRYWKPTLHTIYEFPTSKV, from the coding sequence ATGGGAAATCATCTGTGTTCATGTTTTTGTACCTCCAAACCAGTGAAACTCGTCAGATTTAATGGTGGGCTTGATAGAATTGCAGttaagaagggaatcaaggttgcaGAGGTTATGATGGACAATCCCAATCAATTCGTTTGCGATTTGGGTAATCTTCAAGCAGGGCATCGTATTCAAGCTCTCCCTGCACATGAAGAATTGAAGGAAGGAAATACATATGTTCTTCTCCCCATGCACAGATTAGGCTCTATGCCGTCTGACTCGGAGATGAAGGCCCTTAATGCTTATGTTTATCATAAGTCATGCCGAGCACAGAGAATTGTATCCTCCAGCTCAAAAATAGTTCCATTGGGTGAGGAAGGCCTGGAAAACACAGTGTTGCCAAAGTTTGAAGTAGATGAGGTCGCCTTAAAACAATGGGAGGGGTTAAATAAGGGAGGGTGTAGATACTGGAAACCTACTCTTCACACAATATACGAATTCCCCACCTCAAAAGTTTGA